The proteins below are encoded in one region of Belonocnema kinseyi isolate 2016_QV_RU_SX_M_011 chromosome 3, B_treatae_v1, whole genome shotgun sequence:
- the LOC117169415 gene encoding uncharacterized protein LOC117169415 produces MDCNTAGNSSQKANSADFACLICGDRFVSEKQYYGHLRVHKGEFLWTCDQCPETDVKFDSQAKLTSHKNLCHNIVRPHKCQECGLVFDRASQLENHQRSVHLGEKSHICQICEKGFFRKTDLRTHTNIHLGTDVSICEVCGRRFNHVSNLIRHSRTHAGIKPYPCTVCGKRFTQISSLARHKRIHERGKERSDSNSQDTGNSETNLKDHVSESNEITKDVGTRQKKIIKRRHYCKVCGESFQFALLLRKHEKEHMNSSTAFDCKSCKKRFENSEDIKEHSCRGVICTRKVEAKRNKSRPKSKEIIVDQKNVLKEVESTVDNDLISTKELTQELSGDQNMEAVLYVTAEQMAHINIEEFEDASSNLLRDHILEYANTSDVFDTCNNEHVDLEREVSALATYSDINDLGMVVPKILEIDGFSENQIDMKQISKENVKCRYTKLEFQESITTSQYFLNIESQDANINLEMEYMDTNEIEPTLHLVQSETGEEFYELAMDNISEKPQAKSSESIEESIIESVENLHDLELFRADVQSNFEVYTGDNFESFDRANYENCAKQLLELVQSEERREGGSNCLADNSEKLLALIENPGFSEINGKENQNAEGTDSNENSSSITGEEFDFENNFNPSPTENVKENKKSKSEKEMQIRKKKKYSEEFYCCFCRKTLSSKYNYEQHMGLHYKEHQRFHCKECSLSFAWKSTLNKHIMNNHRPDGRQTFACDICPKVYYDIALVNEHVKRDHLKERKHVCPICEKSFFKKLDLKTHLRTHTDDKPYQCTFCEKKFYHLSHVIRHERIHTGDKPEKGSLKVHRQKHP; encoded by the exons ATGGATTGCAATACTGCTGGAAACAGTTCGCAAAAAGCAAATTCAGCAGATTTTGCCTGTTTAATTTGTGGCGACCGTTTTGTAAGTGAAAAGCAATATTATGGACACTTGAGAGTTCATAAAGGAGAATTCCTGTGGACTTGTGATCAATGCCCTGAGACTGATGTGAAGTTTGATTCTCAGGCAAAATTGACCTCTCACAAGAATTTGTGTCACAACATTGTcag GCCTCATAAATGCCAAGAATGTGGTTTAGTATTCGACCGCGCATCTCAATTAGAAAATCATCAACGAAGTGTTCATTTGGGTGAAAAGTCTCACATATGCCAAATTTGTGAAAAAGGATTCTTTCGTAAAACTGACTTGCGCACTCATACTAATATACATCTTGGAACAGATGTCAGCATATGTGAAGTTTGTGGAAGAAGATTTAACCACGTGTCGAATCTAATAAGACACAGCAGAACTCATGctg gaATTAAACCATATCCTTGTACGGTTTGTGGAAAGCGATTCACTCAAATCAGTTCCTTGGCAAGGCACAAAAGAATTCATGAAAGAGGAAAAGAAAGGAGTGATAGTAATTCCCAAGATACTGGCAATAgtgaaactaatttaaaagatCATGTATCCGAATCTAATGAG atcacGAAAGACGTTGGCACGagacaaaagaaaataataaaaagacgaCATTATTGTAAAGTTTGCGGGGAGAGTTTTCAATTTGCTCTTCTCCTGAGAAAACATGAAAAGGAACACATGAATAGTTCCACAGCTTTCGATTGTAAAAGTTGTAAAAAG AGATTTGAAAACTCGGAGGATATTAAGGAACACAGTTGTAGAGGAGTAATATGTACAAGAAAAGTAGAAGCCAAACGCAATAAGAGTAGACCCAAATCTAAAGAAATAATTGTTGATCAGAAAAATGTCCTCAAAGAAGTCGAAAGTACTGTTGACAATGATTTAATTTCCACAAAAGAATTGACGCAAGAACTTAGTGGCGATCAAAATATGGAAGCTGTGTTATACGTTACAGCGGAACAG ATGGCGCATATTAATATAGAGGAATTCGAAGACGCATCTTCCAATTTATTGCGGGATCATATATTGGAATATGCGAATACTTCTGACGTGTTTGACACTTGTAACAACGAACATGTCGATTTAGAAAGAGAAGTCAGCGCTCTGGCCACCTATTCGGATATAAATGACTTAGGGATGGTAgttccaaagattttagaaatcgATGGTTTTTCGGAGAATCAAATTGATATGAAACAAATCTCAAAAGAAAATGTGAAATGTCGATATACCAAGTTAGAATTTCAGGAAAGTATTACAACATctcagtattttttaaacatagagTCGCAGGATGCTAACATTAACTTAGAAATGGAGTACATGGATACCAATGAGATTGAGCCGACTCTTCATCTTGTACAAAGCGAAACCGGAGAAGAATTTTACGAATTAGCGATGGATAATATTTCCGAAAAGCCGCAGGCCAAGTCTTCCGAAAGCATAGAAGAAAGTATAATTGAATCTGTGGAAAATTTGCATGATTTGGAATTATTTCGAGCCGATGTCCAATCAAATTTCGAAGTTTATACGGGCGATAATTTTGAGAGCTTTGACAGAGCGAATTATGAAAATTGTGCCAAACAATTGTTAGAATTAGTGCAATCTGAAGAAAGAAGAGAGGGGGGCTCAAACTGTTTAGCAGACAATAGCGAGAAACTCTTGGCGTTAATTGAGAACCCAGGTTTTAGTGAAATTAATGGTAAAGAAAACCAAAACGCTGAAGGTACTGATTCAAACGAGAATTCTTCCTCAATCACCGGAGAGGAATTTGATTTTGAGAACAATTTCAACCCAAGTCCGACTGAAAACgtgaaggaaaataaaaaatctaagagTGAGAAAGAAATgcaaattagaaagaaaaaaaagtacagTGAGGAATTTTATTGTTGTTTCTGTCGAAAGACACTTTCTTCGAAATATAATTATGAACAACACATGGGGCTTCATTATAAGGAACATCAACGTTTCCATTGCAAAGAATGCAGTCTGTCTTTCGCCTGGAAATCGACCTTGAATAAACACATAATGAATAATCACAGACCGGATGGTCGACAGACTTTTGCCTGTGACATATGTCCGAAAGTTTACTACGATATTGCTCTAGTAAAT gaACACGTTAAACGGGACCACCTCAAGGAAAGGAAGCACGTTTGTCCTATCtgcgaaaaatcttttttcaagaaattggatttaaaaacaCACCTCAGAACGCACACGGACGATAAACCATACCAGTGCactttctgtgaaaaaaaattttaccatctGAGTCACGTAATTCGACATGAGCGTATTCATACTGGAGATAAGCCAGAGAAAGGTTCATTGAAAGTACATAGGCAGAAGCatccataa
- the LOC117169295 gene encoding uncharacterized protein LOC117169295: MGNFTSKLFYHEHDKPKQFNSSSLVLENHDTCTPQPHKRKSLIDPRSATLGIVRTPIEIISSSPKETEVVISAVPKYLQRKPYLETNFDVTPTSPTLEESLDPRSPNVDMPRTPILLETLPQTDTPKFSGSHRRSKNLLLSEMRQKMLGLDPRSPAYDFDRTPILKPKSVENAKARSHENLNTSIYDTKIPSSRLSFCETTTYLDVPEVNVLPDVVASLNNSESPSNASDSSCSSGNDTCSDNSACTVLRNLHEDSLDSSFGSSSSDSSLENPRAEKKTEDWEAKLVADSENIIDNVLLTAMKDFEVKFNEAENKIKIWRDTLSPVREANSDSVVGCVSEARTEFTSPKDEVIIEFDDGDCNLQGTIKKPDNILRKSESEEKKKKRIVQKEIEGKKLFSPSKKHITEAKNLDILSNRTPLRNRSNSNSKSHGTVLKSPHLRRKAPFAMRMHQENTPPNGKKTPLKSRLNHTKWDGDSTVII; encoded by the exons ATGGGGAATTTCACgagtaaattattttatcatgAACACGATAAACCGAAGCAGTTTAATTCATCATCGTTAGTTTTGGAAAATCACGACACATGCACACCCCAGCCACATAAAAGAAAATCTCTTATTGACCCCAGATCAGCAACTTTAGGAATAGTCAGAACTCCAATCGag ataatctCATCTTCTCCAAAGGAAACAGAAGTAGTGATCAGCGCCGTGCCAAAGTATTTACAGCGAAAACCTTACTTGGAAACAAATTTCGATGTCACACCAACATCCCCGACTTTGGAGGAATCGTTAGATCCAAGATCTCCAAACGTAGACATGCCACGAACTCCAATTCTG CTGGAGACTCTTCCACAAACCGACACTCCAAAATTCTCTGGCTCGCATCGTCGCAGCAAAAATCTCTTGCTAAGCGAAATGCGTCAAAAGATGTTAGGACTTGACCCCAGATCGCCAGCGTATGACTTTGACAGGACGcctattttaaaaccaaaatcagTCGAAAATGCCAAGGCCCGCTCTCATGAAAATCTAAACACCAGCATTTACGACACCAAAATTCCATCCTCGAGATTATCCTTCTGCGAAACCACAACCTACCTCGATGTTCCTGAAGTTAACGTTCTGCCGGATGTTGTTGCAAGCTTAAATAATTCCGAATCTCCGAGCAATGCATCCGACTCAAGTTGCAGTTCTGGCAATGATACTTGTTCGGACAACAGTGCATGCACAGTGTTGAGGAATTTACATGAAGATTCTCTGGACAGCTCCTTTGGCAGTTCGTCCTCTGACTCTTCTCTCGAAAATCCAAGAGCAGAAAAGAAAACTGAGGACTGGGAAGCAAAACTTGTAGCCGATTCAGAGAACATCATTGACAATGTTCTACTCACTGCTATGAAAGATTTCGAAGTGAAATTTAACGAAGCGgagaataaaatcaaaatttggagAGATACGCTGAGCCCGGTGAGAGAAGCAAATTCGGATTCTGTTGTTGGCTGTGTGTCAGAGGCTCGTACGGAATTCACGAGTCCGAAGGATGAAGTTATTATAGAATTTGACGACGGGGATTGTAATCTGCAAGGAACTATAAAGAAACCAGATAATATTTTGCGAAAGAGTGAGTCGgaagagaagaaaaagaagagaatagtCCAAAAAGAAATAGAGGGCAAGAAGCTCTTCAGTCCCAGTAAAAAACATATCACTGAGGCTAAGAATCTTGATATACTTTCG AATCGAACGCCGCTAAGGAATAGATCGAACAGTAACAGTAAGTCGCACGGGACAGTTTTAAAATCGCCACATTTGCGGCGAAAGGCGCCTTTCGCTATGCGAATGCATCAAGAAAACACTCCGCCAAATGGAAAAAAGACTCCTTTGAAATCGAGGTTAAACCACACAAAATGGGACGGAGACTCCACAGtgattatataa
- the LOC117169296 gene encoding uncharacterized protein LOC117169296 — MTEKITVEKLPHHEQQELCRTRIPYRQGKKLTAVKVYTINDESTHLLVCGVPKLQLNKEVKKLFSPYGEIKKLCLLPDYPSEEFTEAFHVHYGRIQSARIAKRFVDCKNFYGGLLHVCYAPELESISETRAKLIQRNKDVTVRIKRHKLDPTNPEIDQFVEQEQYHRKKKTPALPLTQERLDAHYPNESLGNGMSQVKEPSLPQEFCSASTSSGIQYNNIIRPSNIIKPSPELLQAPYQPYETIIRTANSRKLKRKNYKGQSVDQGPKVRVIRPQLIDTRNIARRVEPEKKVFINAKKVESGINIKILPRTETKKRIVIKDPSVTQLVRPSADLKTSIQVAKDQIRQAMQKSTEA, encoded by the exons GTTTATACAATCAACGACGAATCGACGCATTTATTAGTTTGTGGAGTCCCAAAACTACAATTAAATAAGGAAGTAAAGAAACTTTTCTCTCCATAcggtgaaattaaaaaactttgtttactCCCCGATTATCCATCGGAAGAATTCACCGAAGCTTTTCACGTGCATTATGGTCGCATACAGAGTGCCAG AATAGCGAAACGCTTCGTCGATTGTAAAAATTTTTACGGCGGTCTCTTGCATGTTTGCTATGCGCCTGAACTAGAAAGTATTTCGGAAACAAGAGCAAAACTTATTCAGAGGAATAAGGATGTCACGGTCAGGATTAAAAGACACAAATTGGATCCCACCAATCCTGAAATCGACCAATTTGTTGAACA GGAACAGTATCATAGAAAGAAAAAAACACCTGCATTGCCTTTAACTCAGGAACGACTCGATGCGCATTACCCCAATGAAAGTTTAGGAAACGGAATGTCACAAGTAAAAGAACCGAGTCTTCCTCAAGAATTTTGTAGCGCAAGTACGTCATCTGGAATTCAATACAACAACATAATTAGGCCTTCAAACATTATTAAACCGTCTCCTGAGTTACTACAAGCTCCTTATCAACCCTACGAAACCATCATAAGAACTGCAAATTCGCGAAAATTGAAGAGGAAGAACTATAAGGGACAATCTGTTGACCAAGGACCAAAAGTTAGAGTAATTCGACCTCAACTTATAGATACCAGGAATATAGCAAGGCGAGTAGAACCAGAGAAAAAAGTATTCATAAATGCGAAGAAGGTCGAAAGTGGTATCAACATCAAAATTCTACCCAGAACTGAGACGAAAAAACGGATTGTGATAAAAGATCCAAG TGTGACTCAACTCGTACGACCCAGTGCAGATCTGAAGACATCAATTCAAGTCGCCAAAGATCAGATACGACAAGCAATGCAAAAAAGCACTGAGGCGTAA